One Halosegnis longus DNA window includes the following coding sequences:
- the eif1A gene encoding translation initiation factor eIF-1A: MSDDSGGRKPLRMPDENQQFAVVTNMLGGGRVEVRCADGKERMGRIPGRMRFRTWINEGDVVLIEPWDWQDGKGDIEWRYDEQDAQQLREEGHIE; this comes from the coding sequence ATGAGTGACGATAGTGGCGGGCGCAAGCCCCTACGGATGCCCGACGAGAACCAGCAGTTCGCCGTCGTGACGAACATGCTGGGCGGCGGGCGCGTCGAGGTTCGGTGTGCAGACGGAAAAGAACGGATGGGTCGCATCCCCGGTCGGATGCGCTTCCGGACGTGGATTAACGAGGGCGACGTGGTGCTCATCGAGCCGTGGGACTGGCAGGACGGGAAGGGCGACATCGAGTGGCGCTACGACGAGCAGGACGCCCAGCAACTGCGCGAAGAAGGCCACATCGAGTAA
- the msrB gene encoding peptide-methionine (R)-S-oxide reductase MsrB codes for MSNIPQSDEEWRDQLTEEEYEILREQGTDPKFSGEYIGKDDDGAYRCAGCGALLFDSDTKFDEEGSGWPSFYDAVEGAIEFREDDSLGMTRTETVCAECGGHLGHVFEDGPEPTGKRYCINSTAIDFDDE; via the coding sequence ATGAGCAACATTCCGCAAAGCGACGAGGAGTGGCGTGACCAACTCACCGAGGAGGAGTATGAGATTCTCCGCGAGCAGGGGACCGACCCGAAGTTCTCCGGCGAGTACATCGGCAAGGACGACGACGGAGCCTACCGGTGTGCCGGCTGTGGCGCGCTGCTGTTCGATTCGGACACGAAGTTCGACGAGGAGGGCTCGGGGTGGCCCTCCTTCTACGACGCCGTCGAGGGCGCAATCGAGTTCCGCGAGGACGACTCGCTCGGGATGACCCGAACCGAGACGGTGTGTGCAGAGTGTGGCGGGCACCTCGGTCATGTCTTCGAGGATGGCCCCGAGCCGACGGGCAAACGCTACTGTATCAACTCCACGGCCATCGACTTCGACGACGAGTAG
- a CDS encoding MFS transporter, with the protein MNDDRLQFLSLYLVRFAGGFGLAALTTLLPTYINLYDPSALLLGLFTSGYTLASTLAIVPFAWGGDAGDKRTALVVAIGIAALAYTAFAFVSGSWQFVGARAMQGFAATGASLLSLSLVGELAPTGERANHIGKANAARLASGIVGALSVGALYEVYGFQTVYALLVALLVVSMVAVVLFVRPDPVRIEGFPFTSLSVNERLRTLTTFRGQYAVAVTLVRTWVPIYAGVEVAQGGLAYAPFAVGVVITAERGANMLFQPYTGQLSDRFGRSAFIALGGAGYGAIALGVPFTPGVGTALALPPGIPGMEWLASTAPVQWVGVESAVAGLGNLSPAFLPLIACNALLGVADAFREPASMALFADEGENTEGGGVASSFGIREFVWRPGSIGAPFVGGWLQTNVGIDWVFYLGGGAAFSAVAVFVLVLASQHGAGALRRW; encoded by the coding sequence GTGAACGACGACCGGCTCCAGTTTCTGAGTCTGTATCTCGTCCGCTTTGCCGGCGGCTTCGGGCTGGCCGCCCTCACGACGCTGCTGCCGACGTACATCAATCTCTACGACCCGTCCGCGCTGTTGCTTGGGTTGTTCACGTCGGGGTATACGCTCGCCTCAACGCTCGCCATCGTCCCGTTCGCGTGGGGCGGTGACGCCGGCGACAAGCGGACGGCACTCGTCGTCGCCATCGGTATCGCGGCGCTCGCGTACACGGCCTTCGCCTTCGTCTCCGGGTCGTGGCAGTTCGTCGGCGCGCGGGCGATGCAGGGCTTTGCCGCGACGGGCGCGTCGCTGCTCTCACTCTCACTCGTGGGCGAACTCGCGCCGACGGGAGAACGCGCCAACCACATCGGGAAGGCGAACGCAGCGCGGCTCGCCTCGGGTATCGTCGGCGCGCTCTCGGTCGGAGCGTTGTACGAGGTGTACGGCTTCCAGACGGTGTACGCGCTGCTCGTCGCGCTGTTGGTGGTCTCGATGGTCGCCGTCGTCCTGTTCGTTCGGCCCGACCCCGTCCGTATCGAGGGGTTCCCGTTCACGTCGCTGTCGGTGAACGAACGACTCCGGACGCTGACGACGTTCCGCGGCCAGTACGCGGTCGCCGTCACGCTCGTCCGGACGTGGGTCCCTATCTACGCCGGCGTCGAGGTCGCACAGGGTGGGCTGGCCTATGCACCCTTCGCCGTCGGCGTCGTCATCACGGCCGAGCGGGGAGCGAACATGCTGTTTCAGCCGTACACCGGGCAACTCTCGGACAGATTCGGTCGGTCGGCGTTCATCGCACTCGGTGGCGCGGGCTACGGGGCCATCGCACTCGGAGTACCGTTCACGCCCGGCGTCGGCACCGCGCTCGCGCTCCCACCCGGGATTCCGGGGATGGAGTGGCTGGCCTCGACCGCACCCGTGCAGTGGGTCGGTGTCGAGAGTGCGGTCGCGGGGCTCGGCAATCTCTCGCCCGCATTTCTCCCCCTCATCGCGTGTAACGCGCTGTTGGGTGTCGCCGACGCCTTCCGCGAGCCGGCGAGCATGGCGCTGTTCGCGGACGAAGGCGAGAACACGGAAGGAGGCGGCGTCGCGTCGTCGTTTGGGATTCGGGAGTTCGTTTGGCGACCCGGCTCCATCGGCGCGCCGTTCGTCGGCGGCTGGCTCCAGACCAACGTCGGCATCGACTGGGTGTTTTATCTCGGCGGCGGGGCGGCCTTCTCTGCGGTCGCCGTCTTCGTGCTCGTGTTGGCGAGCCAGCACGGCGCGGGCGCGCTCCGGCGGTGGTAG
- a CDS encoding Brp/Blh family beta-carotene 15,15'-dioxygenase produces MTLFPPAGGEETVRRLTLWPGWACCGLLALAFVFDPQVPQSLQLVPLVVSVVLVGLPHGAIDHLVPGRLGSVSTLRGALVVGGVYLLLGVGYTVVWFLAPTVGFVSFILLTLAHWGQGDMHALVAFAGANHLCSVPQRALAAVVRGGFPMLVPLVAFPTQYERVAQLLVAPFAGDASLLAPVFTPESRLAVGVGFGALVAVHLGVGYWRRAGDGWRRDAGETLLLGAFFTTVPPLFAVGLYFCLWHALRHVGRLALADEPSVAAFATGDLWTPLRRFAWQAAPLTAVSLAFLGVFYLLVPEPPTTAAGVVGLYLVLIAALTLPHVGVVAWMDAKQGVWTRPVSERA; encoded by the coding sequence ATGACGCTGTTTCCGCCTGCCGGTGGTGAGGAGACGGTCCGTCGGCTCACCTTGTGGCCCGGCTGGGCCTGCTGTGGCCTGCTCGCGCTCGCGTTCGTCTTCGACCCGCAGGTCCCCCAGTCGCTTCAGCTGGTGCCGCTCGTCGTCTCCGTCGTGCTCGTCGGACTTCCCCACGGCGCAATCGACCACCTCGTTCCCGGACGGCTGGGGTCCGTCTCGACCCTGCGCGGTGCCCTCGTCGTCGGTGGCGTGTATCTCCTCCTCGGGGTCGGCTACACCGTGGTGTGGTTTCTCGCGCCGACCGTCGGGTTCGTCTCGTTCATCCTCCTGACGCTGGCCCACTGGGGACAGGGTGATATGCACGCGCTCGTCGCCTTTGCCGGGGCGAATCACCTGTGTTCGGTGCCACAACGCGCGCTGGCCGCGGTCGTTCGCGGGGGCTTCCCGATGCTGGTCCCGCTTGTCGCGTTCCCGACCCAGTACGAGCGCGTGGCGCAACTCCTCGTCGCTCCCTTCGCCGGCGACGCATCGCTGCTCGCACCCGTGTTCACACCCGAGAGCCGGCTCGCGGTCGGCGTGGGATTCGGTGCGCTCGTAGCCGTTCATTTGGGCGTCGGCTACTGGCGGCGGGCGGGCGACGGGTGGCGGCGCGACGCCGGCGAGACGCTGCTGCTCGGGGCGTTTTTCACGACGGTGCCACCGCTGTTTGCCGTCGGGCTCTACTTCTGTCTGTGGCACGCGCTCAGACACGTGGGCCGGCTAGCACTGGCCGACGAGCCGTCGGTCGCGGCGTTTGCGACCGGCGACCTGTGGACGCCACTCCGGCGGTTCGCGTGGCAAGCTGCACCCCTGACGGCCGTTTCGCTCGCCTTCCTCGGCGTGTTCTACCTGCTGGTGCCGGAGCCGCCGACGACCGCCGCCGGCGTCGTCGGGCTGTATCTCGTCTTGATTGCGGCGCTGACGCTTCCACACGTCGGCGTCGTGGCGTGGATGGACGCGAAACAGGGGGTCTGGACGCGGCCCGTATCGGAACGCGCTTGA
- a CDS encoding lycopene cyclase domain-containing protein encodes MAVPSYLGFHLVFLAPFLFILLLSVWVRQFRLPRARVQWAGIVILATIALTYTIPWEILLIGKGVWSYGEGVVLARFVNIPVEELLFILVQPFITALWLYQFVETTDRPLAVSLSNRLIGALAGFTISGVGIWLYLGGGQTTYLGALLGWAGPVLAIQWAFGWPYLYEHAKTVVIGVGLPTVYLCAADMVAITLGIWKLSPTYTTGVTLAGLPIEEALFFFFTNLFVVQGLVLWLWVTDQLGIDTVP; translated from the coding sequence ATGGCCGTTCCCTCGTATCTGGGGTTTCACCTCGTCTTTCTGGCCCCGTTCCTGTTCATCCTCCTCTTGTCGGTGTGGGTGCGCCAATTCCGACTCCCTCGCGCTCGGGTCCAGTGGGCTGGTATCGTCATCCTCGCGACCATCGCGCTCACCTACACCATCCCGTGGGAGATTCTCCTCATCGGGAAGGGCGTCTGGTCGTACGGCGAAGGGGTCGTCCTCGCGCGGTTCGTCAACATCCCCGTCGAGGAGTTGCTCTTCATCCTCGTCCAGCCGTTCATCACGGCGCTGTGGCTGTACCAGTTCGTCGAGACGACCGACCGGCCGCTCGCGGTGTCGCTGTCGAACCGACTGATCGGTGCGCTCGCCGGCTTCACGATTAGTGGCGTCGGCATCTGGCTGTATCTCGGCGGCGGCCAGACGACGTATCTGGGTGCGCTACTCGGGTGGGCCGGCCCGGTGCTCGCGATTCAGTGGGCGTTCGGCTGGCCGTATCTGTACGAGCACGCCAAGACGGTCGTCATCGGCGTCGGACTCCCGACGGTGTATCTGTGTGCGGCCGACATGGTCGCCATTACGCTCGGCATCTGGAAGCTGTCGCCGACCTACACGACCGGCGTGACCCTCGCCGGTCTCCCCATCGAGGAGGCGCTGTTTTTCTTCTTCACGAATCTGTTCGTCGTCCAGGGGCTCGTCCTCTGGCTGTGGGTGACCGACCAACTCGGCATCGACACCGTACCATGA
- a CDS encoding bacteriorhodopsin, translating to MVQPTDTQSLILWVGTALMALGTVAFIAMGWGEKNERKQEFYIITIFITAIASVSYFSMATGYGLIEVPVGGETLDIYWARYADWLFTTPLLLLDIALLAGADRNTIATLVGLDVAMILTGLAGALARSSALNRMLWWGISTAFMIAVLFFLVRTLSGQAARKSSAVAATFSKLRTMILVLWSLYPVVWVLGTESTIGALTLTQETIAFAILDVTAKVGFGFVLLRSRDALEDASTSAQAAD from the coding sequence ATGGTCCAACCAACGGATACGCAGTCGCTAATCCTGTGGGTCGGAACGGCCCTCATGGCACTCGGTACCGTCGCGTTCATCGCGATGGGCTGGGGGGAGAAGAACGAACGAAAACAGGAGTTCTACATCATCACGATCTTCATCACGGCCATCGCGTCCGTGTCGTACTTCAGTATGGCAACGGGCTATGGCCTGATCGAGGTGCCGGTGGGTGGTGAGACGCTCGATATCTACTGGGCACGCTACGCTGACTGGCTGTTCACCACGCCGCTGCTCCTGCTCGACATCGCACTCCTTGCGGGCGCAGACCGCAACACCATCGCGACGCTCGTCGGTCTCGACGTTGCGATGATTCTGACGGGTCTCGCAGGTGCACTCGCGCGCTCCAGCGCGCTGAACCGTATGCTCTGGTGGGGAATCAGCACTGCCTTCATGATTGCTGTGCTGTTCTTCCTCGTCCGCACGCTGAGTGGACAGGCGGCACGCAAGTCCAGCGCCGTCGCGGCGACGTTCTCGAAGCTCCGCACGATGATTCTGGTGTTGTGGTCGCTGTACCCCGTCGTCTGGGTGCTCGGCACCGAATCCACCATCGGCGCACTGACGCTCACACAGGAGACCATCGCCTTCGCCATCCTCGACGTGACTGCGAAGGTCGGCTTCGGCTTCGTCCTGCTGCGCAGCCGTGACGCACTGGAAGACGCGTCCACGTCCGCACAGGCCGCCGACTGA
- the ubaA gene encoding SAMP-activating enzyme E1: MSLSLDATQLDRYSRHIIMDEIGPEGQSTLLDSRVLCIGAGGLGSPVIQYLAAAGVGTLGIADDDVVERSNLQRQIIHADADVGTPKVDSARGYVERLNPDVTVDPHEVRVTSENVESLIADYDIVVDGSDNFATRYLVNDACTLAGIPFTHGAILRFEGQVTTFEGGDGPCYRCLFPEAPEPGTVPNCAEVGVLGVLPGVVGSIQATETLKLALEYGDTLDGRLLFYDAGDTSFDEVPIQRRPDCPVCGDGIDSVHEVEYTDSCAI, from the coding sequence ATGTCACTCTCGCTCGACGCCACCCAGCTCGACCGCTACTCCAGACACATCATCATGGACGAAATCGGGCCCGAGGGACAGTCGACTCTCCTCGACTCGCGGGTGCTGTGTATCGGTGCGGGCGGGCTCGGTTCGCCGGTCATCCAGTACCTCGCCGCCGCGGGCGTCGGCACGCTCGGTATCGCCGACGACGACGTCGTGGAGCGGTCGAACCTCCAGCGGCAGATCATCCACGCCGACGCCGACGTCGGAACCCCGAAGGTGGACTCCGCACGCGGCTACGTCGAGCGACTCAACCCCGACGTGACCGTCGACCCCCACGAGGTGCGCGTCACCAGCGAGAACGTCGAGTCGCTCATCGCCGACTACGACATCGTCGTCGACGGCTCCGACAACTTCGCGACCCGGTATCTCGTCAACGACGCCTGTACGCTCGCCGGGATTCCCTTCACGCACGGCGCGATTCTCCGATTCGAGGGACAGGTGACCACCTTCGAGGGCGGGGACGGTCCCTGCTACCGGTGTCTGTTTCCCGAAGCGCCCGAACCCGGGACCGTTCCGAACTGCGCCGAGGTCGGGGTCCTCGGTGTCCTGCCGGGCGTCGTCGGCTCGATTCAGGCGACGGAGACGCTGAAGCTCGCGCTCGAGTACGGTGACACCCTCGACGGCCGACTGCTCTTTTACGACGCCGGCGACACCAGCTTCGACGAGGTACCCATCCAGCGCCGGCCCGACTGTCCGGTCTGTGGCGACGGTATCGACTCCGTCCACGAGGTGGAGTACACCGACAGCTGTGCGATTTAA
- a CDS encoding DUF7526 family protein, which yields MSEPAPVRAEVIHVVAPDEFDEYELQPELTERATGKYLLVCRKGGSPSWFERVKMFFRREAIEAITLISEEPREEGIDIDVTVRETDLHGVYEVVSER from the coding sequence GTGAGCGAGCCAGCCCCCGTCCGCGCGGAGGTCATCCACGTCGTTGCGCCCGACGAGTTCGACGAGTACGAGCTCCAGCCGGAACTGACCGAGCGCGCGACCGGCAAGTACCTGCTCGTCTGCCGAAAAGGTGGGTCGCCCTCGTGGTTCGAGCGCGTGAAGATGTTCTTCCGGCGGGAGGCCATCGAGGCCATCACGCTCATCAGCGAGGAGCCGCGCGAGGAGGGAATCGACATCGACGTGACCGTGAGAGAGACCGACCTCCACGGCGTGTACGAGGTCGTCTCGGAGCGTTAA
- a CDS encoding desampylase, translated as MQNSSEQRMRLTDEARGALFTHARDGRPEEVAGVLAGPDSETVTRVERAENVADDPRRRYELDPVEQAEILDAVETRGETVVGFYHSHPRDPPVPSATDERLATWDGYVYLIVSPDESSLAAYRWTGERFESVRLD; from the coding sequence TTGCAGAACAGCTCTGAACAGCGGATGCGACTCACCGACGAGGCCCGTGGGGCGCTTTTCACACACGCTCGCGACGGACGACCCGAGGAGGTGGCTGGCGTGTTGGCCGGGCCGGATTCGGAGACGGTGACGCGCGTCGAGCGGGCCGAGAACGTCGCCGACGACCCCCGGCGACGGTACGAACTCGACCCCGTGGAGCAGGCCGAGATTCTCGACGCAGTGGAAACGCGGGGGGAGACGGTCGTCGGCTTCTACCACTCACACCCGCGTGACCCGCCGGTGCCGAGCGCGACCGACGAGCGGCTGGCGACGTGGGACGGCTACGTGTACCTCATCGTCTCCCCGGACGAATCGTCGCTCGCCGCGTACCGCTGGACGGGCGAGCGGTTCGAGTCGGTCCGACTCGACTAA
- a CDS encoding cobalamin-binding protein gives MSSSDRRIATLLPSATEIVYALGAEPVATSHECDHPPAAAGKPNANRARVDPTAEAGEIDAQVQEADDSGGVYEIRGDVLAEAAPDIVVSQGICDVCAVDEVLVRDAIEEYDLDCELLTTDPHSLADLYRDIEQVGEALGREERARELVDRLRSRVAAIESRVPDREPKRVAVFDWTDPVMVAGHWIPGMVERLGGEFGLQEQEAASRPLEWDTVREYDPEVVVVAPCGFDLEQTHENLGDVTGRDGWNELTAVQNDRVYAVDGHSLMNRPGPRLVESLEALAWCLYPEEFDRPAGDVAEQL, from the coding sequence ATGAGCAGCAGCGACCGACGCATCGCGACCCTGCTTCCCTCGGCGACGGAAATCGTCTACGCGCTGGGAGCGGAGCCGGTCGCCACCTCACACGAGTGTGACCACCCGCCGGCAGCCGCGGGCAAGCCGAACGCCAACCGGGCGCGGGTCGACCCGACGGCCGAGGCCGGCGAAATCGACGCGCAGGTACAGGAGGCCGACGACTCCGGCGGTGTCTACGAGATTCGCGGCGACGTACTCGCGGAGGCCGCGCCGGATATCGTCGTCTCGCAGGGCATCTGTGACGTGTGTGCCGTCGACGAGGTGCTCGTGCGCGATGCCATCGAGGAGTACGACCTCGACTGTGAGCTGTTGACGACGGACCCACACTCGCTCGCGGACCTGTATCGCGACATCGAGCAGGTGGGCGAGGCGCTGGGCCGCGAGGAGCGCGCCCGCGAACTCGTGGACCGCCTCCGGTCGCGCGTGGCGGCCATCGAGTCACGCGTCCCGGACCGGGAGCCGAAGCGCGTCGCCGTCTTCGACTGGACCGACCCCGTGATGGTCGCCGGCCACTGGATACCGGGGATGGTGGAGCGACTCGGCGGCGAGTTCGGGTTACAGGAGCAGGAGGCAGCCTCCCGCCCGCTGGAGTGGGACACCGTCCGCGAGTACGACCCCGAGGTCGTCGTCGTCGCACCCTGTGGCTTCGACTTGGAGCAGACCCACGAGAATCTGGGCGACGTGACCGGGCGCGACGGCTGGAACGAGTTAACCGCGGTCCAGAACGACCGCGTCTACGCCGTCGACGGCCACAGCCTGATGAACCGGCCCGGCCCGCGACTGGTGGAATCGCTGGAGGCGCTGGCGTGGTGTCTCTATCCCGAGGAGTTCGACCGACCAGCCGGCGACGTTGCAGAACAGCTCTGA
- a CDS encoding MaoC family dehydratase codes for MSTAYAVGDTFTETTGPVDRADFVKYAGASGDFNRIHYDEPFVTDAGYDSVFGQGMFTAGVASGLVREVFGLHALAEFDTRFVAQVWPGDTLTTTVEIEAIDEGDDERRIEASVTVVNQDDEPVITGNAVAVQ; via the coding sequence ATGAGCACCGCCTACGCCGTCGGCGATACGTTCACCGAGACGACCGGTCCCGTCGACCGGGCGGACTTCGTGAAGTACGCCGGCGCGAGCGGCGACTTCAACCGCATCCACTACGACGAGCCGTTCGTCACCGACGCCGGGTACGACTCCGTCTTCGGACAGGGGATGTTCACCGCGGGCGTCGCCTCCGGGCTGGTGCGTGAGGTGTTCGGACTCCACGCGCTCGCCGAGTTCGACACGCGGTTCGTCGCGCAGGTGTGGCCCGGCGACACCCTCACCACGACCGTCGAAATCGAGGCCATCGACGAAGGAGACGACGAGAGGCGAATCGAGGCGTCCGTGACAGTGGTGAATCAGGACGACGAGCCGGTCATCACGGGGAACGCGGTCGCGGTCCAGTAA
- a CDS encoding FAS1-like dehydratase domain-containing protein: MPSRPLAELQAQVGDTHRTATDLAIERGKVAEFARAIHDPADIYLDETAAKEAGYETIPAPPTFTRTAEFPRYVPDDEGFDLGFDPARVIHGEQAYEYERPLYVGDTLTGDTTLTDVYQRDGEGGGTMTFAVLETAFTDESGELVLTATGTSIETGQAISEGDE, from the coding sequence ATGCCATCGAGACCGCTCGCGGAACTGCAAGCGCAGGTCGGGGATACCCACCGGACTGCGACCGACCTCGCCATCGAGCGCGGGAAGGTCGCGGAGTTCGCCCGCGCCATCCACGACCCCGCCGACATCTATCTGGACGAGACCGCCGCCAAGGAGGCGGGCTACGAGACGATTCCCGCGCCGCCGACGTTCACTCGGACCGCGGAGTTCCCCCGGTACGTCCCCGACGACGAGGGGTTCGACCTCGGCTTCGACCCCGCACGCGTCATCCACGGCGAACAGGCCTACGAGTACGAGCGCCCGCTGTACGTCGGTGACACGCTCACCGGCGACACTACCCTGACGGACGTGTACCAGCGCGACGGCGAGGGCGGCGGGACGATGACCTTCGCCGTGCTCGAAACCGCCTTCACCGACGAGTCGGGCGAGCTAGTGCTCACCGCGACCGGCACCTCGATCGAGACGGGCCAGGCCATCTCGGAGGGCGACGAATGA
- the uvrB gene encoding excinuclease ABC subunit UvrB, producing MSDAETGPLRPDRPDAEKPFRVDAPFDPAGDQPDAIRQLVDGYESGATEQTLLGVTGSGKTNTVAWTIEELQQPTLVIAHNKTLAAQLYEEFRSLFPDNAVEYFVSYYDYYQPEAYVESTNTYIDKELSINDEIDRLRHSATRSLLTRDDVIVVASVSAIYGLGDPGNYTELSLELDRGQRIDRDELLAELVDLNYERNDVDFQQGTFRVRGDTVEIFPMYGRYAVRVEFWGDEIDRLTKVDTVAGEVKSEEPAVMIHPAEHYSIPEQTLAEATSEIEELMEQRVNYFERQGDLVAAQRIEERTTFDLEMLRESGYCSGIENYSLHMSDRESGDPPYTLLDYFPDDFLTVVDESHQTLPQIKGQFAGDKSRKDSLVENGFRLPTAYDNRPLTFEEFTEKTDRRLYVSATPGDYEREHSSQIVEQIVRPTHLVDPEIEVTEAQGQVEDLLDRIDERIERGERALVTTLTKRMAEDLTEYLEEAGVSVSYMHDETDTLERHEIIRDLRLGNIDVLVGINLLREGLDLPEVSLVAILDADQEGFLRSTTTLVQTMGRAARNENGQVVLYADSMTDAMLDAIEETERRRRIQERYNEEHGYTPTTIDKEVGETSLPGSKTDTGGAANLEADTTDEAEALIESLEARMDDAAANLEFELAADIRDRIQRLEAEFELDVTDDGVPTPDEL from the coding sequence ATGAGCGACGCCGAGACCGGACCCCTGCGTCCGGACCGTCCCGACGCCGAGAAGCCGTTTCGGGTCGACGCCCCCTTCGACCCCGCCGGCGACCAGCCCGACGCCATCCGACAGCTCGTCGACGGCTACGAGTCGGGCGCGACCGAACAGACCTTGCTCGGCGTCACCGGCTCCGGGAAGACGAACACCGTCGCGTGGACCATCGAAGAGCTTCAACAGCCGACGCTCGTCATCGCCCACAACAAGACCCTCGCCGCTCAACTGTACGAGGAGTTTCGCTCCCTGTTTCCGGACAACGCCGTCGAGTACTTCGTCTCCTACTACGACTACTACCAGCCCGAGGCGTACGTCGAGTCGACGAACACCTACATCGACAAGGAGCTCTCCATCAACGACGAAATCGACCGGCTGCGCCACTCCGCCACCCGGTCGCTGCTCACCCGCGACGACGTCATCGTCGTCGCCTCCGTCTCCGCCATCTACGGGCTGGGTGACCCGGGCAACTACACCGAACTGTCGCTGGAACTCGACCGCGGCCAGCGAATCGACCGCGACGAACTGCTGGCGGAGCTCGTCGACCTGAACTACGAGCGCAACGACGTGGACTTCCAGCAGGGCACCTTCCGGGTGCGGGGTGACACGGTCGAAATCTTCCCGATGTACGGCCGCTACGCCGTCCGCGTGGAGTTCTGGGGCGACGAAATCGACCGGCTGACGAAGGTGGACACCGTCGCCGGCGAAGTGAAAAGCGAGGAACCGGCCGTGATGATTCACCCCGCGGAACACTACTCCATCCCCGAGCAGACGCTGGCGGAGGCGACGAGCGAGATTGAGGAGCTGATGGAACAGCGGGTCAACTACTTCGAGCGACAGGGCGACTTGGTCGCGGCCCAGCGCATCGAGGAGCGCACCACCTTCGACCTCGAGATGCTCCGGGAGTCGGGCTACTGTTCGGGCATCGAGAACTACTCGCTGCACATGTCCGACCGCGAGAGCGGCGACCCGCCGTACACGCTCCTCGACTACTTCCCCGACGACTTCCTCACCGTCGTCGACGAGTCCCACCAGACGCTCCCCCAGATCAAGGGCCAGTTCGCGGGCGACAAGTCCCGCAAGGACTCGCTGGTCGAGAACGGGTTCCGGCTCCCGACCGCCTACGACAATCGCCCGCTCACCTTCGAGGAGTTCACCGAGAAGACCGACCGCAGACTCTACGTCTCCGCGACGCCCGGCGACTACGAGCGCGAGCACTCCAGCCAAATCGTCGAACAGATCGTCCGCCCCACCCACCTCGTCGACCCGGAAATCGAGGTGACCGAGGCGCAGGGACAGGTCGAGGACCTCCTCGACCGCATCGACGAGCGCATCGAGCGCGGCGAGCGCGCACTCGTCACGACGCTCACCAAGCGGATGGCCGAGGACCTCACCGAGTATCTGGAGGAGGCCGGCGTCTCGGTGTCGTACATGCACGACGAGACGGACACGCTCGAACGCCACGAAATCATCCGTGACCTCCGGCTCGGCAACATCGACGTGCTCGTCGGCATCAATCTCCTGCGCGAGGGGTTGGACCTCCCCGAGGTGAGTCTGGTCGCCATCCTCGACGCCGACCAGGAGGGATTCCTGCGCTCGACGACGACGCTCGTCCAGACGATGGGGCGGGCGGCCAGAAACGAGAACGGACAGGTCGTGTTGTACGCGGACTCGATGACCGACGCGATGCTCGACGCCATCGAGGAGACAGAGCGCCGCCGTCGGATCCAGGAGCGGTACAACGAGGAGCACGGCTACACGCCGACGACAATCGACAAGGAGGTCGGCGAAACCTCGCTCCCCGGCTCGAAGACGGACACCGGCGGCGCGGCGAACCTCGAGGCCGACACCACGGACGAAGCCGAGGCGTTGATCGAGTCGCTGGAAGCCCGGATGGACGACGCGGCGGCGAACCTGGAGTTCGAACTCGCGGCCGATATCCGCGACCGCATCCAGCGGCTGGAAGCCGAGTTCGAACTCGACGTGACCGACGACGGCGTCCCGACGCCCGACGAGCTGTAG